GAACACCAGTTCCATCTTAATCCATTAATCTGAAAATGTCCGCTTTCCTTGACCACTAGCAGTAACCTAGATTATTTCAGAAGATAAGAAAAGACTAAAATGGCTAAAATTCCATTCATATTTTTGtccttactatttttttgtacttcTTCCTTTGATATTAAGATAATATCTTGTATTTTGACCTTGTTATACTCACTTGACAAGCATTTTATCGATGATCTTCTTAACCCATGGAGCTGTTGGTTCTAAACAaactttttcttctgtttttaaagTTGCACTGTGGATTGAAACATAAcagtgttacatttttaaaggcattcctctttaatgaaaaaaatatattatatctagCATTAGTGTAATACACATTAGCAAATACTTACATTACTTCTACGTTTTTGCAGTGTGGGCCTTTGGGAATAATCTCTACATTTAGGAAATGTCTGGGAGGGATGAACTTGCTCTGTGGCTCTATGCACAAACACCTGAGCGCTTGCATTCTAGCCATTGGCATTCctatgatacaaaaaaaatatgtaattaattCAAATGATACCAGATTATTCATATAAACCCTTTTATTATCATACTTGTCATATCTGTATAATTGTGCACCTTATATTTGTTATAGCTTGTATAGCACATTGTACAATGCTGCAGTGATatctaatttaaacaaaataaaaagaatatttagCAAAACCAATGTTCCTCCCAGTAATATAATCTGATATGGCTTATAGATACTATAGTTCCAAAATTGGTCTAATATCTTTtaagatataatataatctaATGTATTTCATACATGTCctattaaatatgttgtatacAAAGTTCACCAAGTAAAGTCATTATTTAGACTATTTGTAAGCAGAAACTGCAACTGTTCTACACATTTCCAAGACACATTGCAAACTgggtgattatatatatatatatatatatatatatatatatatatataaaggcagtatataatatataactattatatataactataataacatagtaaaatgcaaataatgaGAGGAGAAATTGCTTACTTAAAAATTTTGGGGAAAGGGTATTaagtaaaacatgaaatatcACTAATTCAATGCTTACCCTGGGATACTGCTGCACATGCAATGAACACAGCTAAAAGAATGAAAACTTTTGTTTTCACTTCCATGTTTCCTTTTCTGTTTTTCGCTTGAGATGTGGTAAGCAGTCTGTGCTATTCTGATTCTGAAAGGAAGCAGAGATTCCTTTTATACTGCTGGCTGCTTGTATTGCGTAAACAGGAATTTCCAGATCAGAGCCACTCTTGTGAAGTCACCTTAGTCATAAAAAATTCCAGTAAGATTTTGCATACACATTGTATTTTAAAGTGGAATACTAAAACAATACATGTGCGAATAGCTGTTGAAACATGTTTGATGTTAAATATTCAgggaaagttatttttttcttacaggaaGCTGAAggtgtgttcagcaatatcaaTTACTAATAATTTGATTTTCTACTTTGACTTTTGTCTTCACATTTGCTTCCGAAAGAATGCATTCCATATTTTTGTCATAGGATTTGCTTTAGGTCATTGGTAGTAGACTCTTTAGTTCTCTAATTTGTTTTGTCCTCACACTACCAAGACGTTGCCAGCTGTGCTGATGCAGTTATGTCATGGGGAACTCCAGATTATAGGAAAAGTCTGAGGCACAGGTCTGTGAAAGCGTGAGCATTACTCTGAAAAGCAGAAATCCGTTTGCAGAATGTTTATTGAATCTTATATGGTATTTTAGTGtgactttttaaaagaaatgagGTGCATAATTCAATTACTTTAAACTATATTAACCTATTAGAAACAAATAACAACTTTTGTATACGATtatgtgttctgttttttttttttttaataatgaaaaaactaaaataactaAAGAACCACGATAAATGTAGAATATTGTCAAGCTAGTATTGGTAAGTTGttattaaaatactaaatagactttatcttttatattaaaatgttttattctgaGGATTATCACGTACAAGAATTGTACATTGCAATAGTCCTTCATTCgtaattttaattgaaatatgattcaaaatatacatactaGCAGCACATCGGTTCCCTTATGACATAGTGAAGTTGTGCACCGGGATATGGTGTCATCTTGGCATTGGGCTTTATTAAAGCGTGAAGGGTAAGGTAGGTGCCATTTGCACCAAGTCCCCAATGTAGGTGTCTAGGATAGAACACCCAAAATGTTCAGTGATATGCAGTAGGGTGTATAAACATAagcaaatgtgtttattaagtaaaatgtgtaaatcTTCTAAATGCAGCcttaatattgtaaatatatatacattttttatttggtaaagCCTTGCCCCTAGCCATCCTCTAATCAAATTCTTAATGTTGAAAATGCCAGCAGCAGATTAGTGTGCATCCACTGGCTGAATGTACAGGCTGCatgctacgtgagcataaaaatgtagcatgcGGCCTGCAATATACAGCTGTCGGTTGTTCTGAAGTCATtaggcggccactggccttaaaatgccaggaaaacttggttatccccagtctggcccatCAAGTGCTGACACACCTTCAACTAGGGGTTAATTGTATAAATCCACATAACAGAgattctaaaaagaaaatgccCCATATACTGCTGCGACGAATCCTGTGATGAGTTACATTGGGAATGAACAGAGGTATAGTAACTAGAATGTAACACATTTTACTGGGATGTAACTACAATGCAACTAGTGTAGGGGGAGACACAAAATGCTTTATAGGgggaattacattacattacacttTTACAAAAAAGGCTATTCCTCTACAGCAAATGTTTTCACACATTTCCAAGCCTTCAACTGTTTACATTTGTTGAATAGGCAGTTTTGTAAGCATCAGATTATTTTTGGGAATACTTTGGATGCAGTCTTTGAAAGTCTACTGCCCAATCTCCATAGGGCTCTAAATGCTGTTCTACAGTGTTCTTTAAGGTGGCCATCAGCTGTCTTCCCATTGAGCAGGATATATATCTGGCCAAACGTCACTAGGTTTTACACCTTTCTATATCTATGTAATATCTGACTGTAatattacatattgtttttattattaaaagtttgtCTGGCTCCGTGAGGTGTCTGGCAGTGTGTACACGCTACATCCACACTCAACACCGCAAGTGTCCCTGTTTCACAATTTGAAATGTTAGGAGGTTTGTATTAGGGGAACTGAGTCTATTCTATGTTCTGTCAAAATAACCAGGGACAGACTTGTGTGTCACAAGTATTAAAACCGAGCTGTTGCCTCTACCAGACTGAGTTAACCCATGGTGTAAATCCATATAATAGTGACTATCACTCACTAGTATTTTATAACACTTTTTAACAatgtgttattgtttccttGGAAAATGAGAGATATGGCTAATAATTGTAAGGTCACAGTGGAGATTCTGGAGAGGAATTCCACCAGTAATACagcttttttaattgtattcataaaaatatgtaaattgcgTTTAGGGCTACACCAGAAAGTATTCTTGCCTTGGATGCCATTTGGTGTAGGATTGGCTCTGGTTGTGTGAAAGAATGTGATCAAGCGGATTATGATCACAAAGATACTCAAATTCAGGTTTGGGCCAAAAGCATAGAGCTGAAATTAGACTTCCTGTGGATTTCATAGAGGCCACTAATTTCTCCAATGGTGGACATTGGTGGAAGAGGTAACAGGAACAGCAGGAACGGGCCCTCCAGAATCAGTGTAGGGAGATAACAAACAGTATGACATTACAATTGCATGTCCTTGTAAAACAGCAACAATGCCATTGTTACAGTGGTAACATATCTGTGCCTACTTAGAAAATCTGACTTTAACAGAATAAGGATTTAAAATGAACACAGGCTGGCCATACTTCCCGGAATTTGTAAAGGATGTCACATGAACATCTTTGTCATTTATAAGAGCTGGACAAAGGAAGATATGGAATTCTTTTCTAGCTAGAAAAAAACCACTAATTATTGTGTTGAGTATACCACTAATGTGCTTTGGTAAGTCAGCAATGTGTTTGgtcaaatgcatctcctgccaGCCAAAGAGCTGCCATTGCCAGGTTAAAAGTTGAAGGGGGTTGGGAACTGGAGATACAGTTTGTCTAGAGTGATGAAAAGCCTGAATACATTGATTAAGGAAGGGGCAATTACGTTCTACTTTATTCTGTAGAAACACAAAAGTATTCTTTTAGGACACATACTATAGGTCACATGACAAATAGATACCagatgaaacagaaaaaatctttttctttgAAGTTTTCACTCATTAAGACAACATTAGGCTGTCTCCAGGGAGCCAATctgctaaattaaaaaaagagtaaagGTCTCATGTTAAGATTAACGAGATGTTTACAACATGGAATTTCCCAGTATGAAAATGGAAGCAGAATCCCATTTGTTAAAGCTGCTAGTCCCTTGCAGCAGGcattattaaagggacaatgtCAGGTAAAGGAAACTGGATACTAAACATATATTTCTCATGCTTTTTAGATGTGCAAAAAACACagtttggatatttatatagtAATGATTTTCAAAACATAATGAATGGACaccattaaatgtaatttaaggaCATTTCAcatcactgagagggtggtagataagtggggcAATGccccagctgaagtggtagaggctaatacagtgagggaatttaaacatgcatgtttaGGCATAGGAATAGGCTATGCTGGATCTAAGGGGacaccaagaactgattaagtaTTAAGTATTTAGATGTGTAAGTTTAACTAAAAACTGGGGAGTTAAACATTAACAATAACAAAGGCTATCCCAATTATATTTTGTGGCCTTCCATGCACACCGATATCTCCGAAAAAGTCATGAAAATAAAGCGAAGGCATGTACATGTAAACTTCCGGAGACTAATTTGCATCAATTACAAAACGTATTTCAGTGCTGGCatgtcaaaatgcattgttttcaatgggtttagggaccgcccattgcccttaaggggttaagccctGCATACAATAATTTATGTAATTGTCTGTGCTTCCTGTGtgccttttctttatttttactttgattTTGTCTGCCAGAAGAAAGCCGAACAAAGAACATTTTAACAGCCTGTACGAAAGTATACATTCCAGTTGCCCTAGcggtgttaattatatttctttacAACCTTTTGGACACTTTGTGTGTGCATTTCagtaaatcatttaaatattgGAGTTGTTATTCTGTTCTTTGTTCATTGTAAAGATCACTCGGTATTGTAAACCCATTATTAGAGAGAAGTTGACTTAGACATACAGTAGAGTTTATGCTTATGTATAAAAGCATTAACGGTGCAAAATAGTAAAAGTAGAGTACCCAGCAGGGACACTCCATTGGTGACTATGTTGGGTCTACTGTTTTTATCACTTTGCACTGCAATTGAGATTTGTTTATAAGCCGCTATGTACGTCTTTAGTAAAGCTGTGCCTTAACAGAGCCACACATTTTATTACAGTCGTCAAACTATTGATTTGAAACGTGCATTCAAATTGCGTTAGACACACATGATTTGTAAGGaaagcaacaaaaacattttatagatCCCTTGATCTAGAAATGATTACAAGATTCAAGTCTGTGTGAAAGATTCATAAGAACTGTCttaaaccaaatacacacatatatatatatatgagtaggCGTAAGGGTATCCCAAATGATTAAATATGGTTTGAGGATGTTACTGAGGacaaatgagtgtgtgtatatatatatatatatatatatatatatatatataacatcctcAAACCTTATTTAATCATTTGGGATACTCTTACTCCTACTCTGAGAATGTTTCAGTTCCCTCACTGCaacccttctctgaactctttCCAGATTATGGACAGTGTCTGCTATGATAATGCTTGCTGGTTTTAATTACTAAATGTAGATAAGATTAgcattgtatacaaaaaaagaaacacagcaCAGTAGATACAGTAGATCAAAAGCATATCAATCTGCCACTGATTTCAGACTAAAGAAAAGAATATGCACAACATTTAAAATGGAAGGCAAAACAGATATCCAATATTGTGTAATGTGTAAAACCGTTGTAATCGAGCATAGAAAATGATTCCCTGGATCATATAACAACTTTTTGAACACCTCATCcctcattttaactttttctatAATTAGCAATAGATTATTACGCCCATCAATTCATGATGTCTGATCCTCAGTGTAGTCTGGTCTAGGCTCCCTGTAGCATCACTGTTCAAAGGGCCAGTTtaaagggagatcactgattTACCCAACCGGCCCATTAACAATATGCAGGACCGTGGGATGTCGGGACAGCCTCCAGAGTTCACttccattttttcattttccgtTTATTTGTTATTGCTGTAACCCATTGTCATAGCCCTTCACTGTTTCAGGTATTGAAATGGGACACCAATGTTGAAGTGTGGCAAGAGGACAGGATGGATGCACTGGAGTCGAAAATTTTATCAACAACCAAAATCTGGCTGTCCCACAAAGATACCAATAAATATTTGAGTGATACTTAAAGGGAGGTCTTTCACATtgttgtataacatgcctgatgaagggacctgagaggtcttgaaagcttgaaATCTAaatttactcagttagccaataaaggtatcattcaaactccacttttctcctgtaattctacggctaacacggtaccaactctcatctttTATCAACATTGAAGACATTGctccaaattttgtttctgaatttaaaaaaatattgtccaaAAAGGAACGttgcaaaaatgaaacaaatactTTGTGTGAATCGATTCTGCTCATCGTGCATGCATGAGAAAAGGCTGGTGACAGTTTCCTTGAGCTCTCTGTAAAACTAAATACATGTTGTACATACTATTGGGAATTTTGGCACTCCagtggcagattgggtgctgTAGTGTGCTGCCACATGCCCCGTATGCTCAGCTGCCCACTACCTGAACATAAAAACTTAGCATGTGACCGCACCTATCCAGACATTGGTCGGCTTACATCATCAGGCAACcgctgaccttaaagtgccagggctaccTCATCATCGCCTGTTTGACCCTGAACAAAGGTCAGCATTTAAGCTTGTGAATTGGATATAGATAGCTTCCATGCCTCAATTTCatttagttatattattataatatacaatatgtatGATCAATGACACATTGTTAGCTGCCACAATATCGAATTCTATCTGAATATTATATGGTATCATTTATTTGGTGCCAATACAATCATTCACATGGCTTTGGATTTACATATTCAACATTTACCGTATGTCACCATCACGGCCCTTCCCTTTAGAGTTCCTCAGACACAGGCAGTGTACGAGAACTGCGAGGGAGCAGGACACCAGGCGGAATTTAAAGGTACATTTTCCCCACAGTATTACGTCTAATACATCCACCTTTTCAGGATACTTAAAAAGGGGCTAAATTGTGCATGTTATAGCCAATATTTAACTGTATGTTTTTGAAAGTGTATTGCCTGAGGATTTTAAAGACATTCTACTAAGGATGCATACCTCATGGTTTTGGAGGGGATCAGCCCCTAAACCACCCCCAAATTGCCACATACTATATATTACCTAAAAACACACTACCTGAGACTCTTAAAGACACTTTTCCTACAAATGGTTTCAAAACCAGCTAGCACTCAAACTATTGCAGAAACAGTTTAAAATGATATCTAGGGGTAAGGTTGTATTTAGGGGATAGCTTAAGGGGTTTGTTGTGGGGTACTGTTAGTGGATAGTGATAGTGTTAGGTACGATTAGATGTTAAGGCTATGTTACAGTTAGTGTATATTATTAAGGATGATTAGATAAAGTCACTGGCTATTCATCTAAAGCAGGGGTAGGGAACCATTTGGTCTGTCCCGTGGAGCAAAAAGGGCAGCAACAGCAGTTGTGGGGGTCTCTTCCGCAAGGGCCCGCTGCTTGCCTGTACATTGCTCTCAcaccaggggaagcaggaagcCAGCGGAGTTACTTTAATTAAAgtcacgtcacatgaccttgctctgttcctgcttcccctgggctgTTAAAGAGAAGTTGTTCTCACAGAGTATGAGCAATAAAGAGGAAAGCAGCGGCCCCTGCGCAGGTCTGCAAGCAGCACGGAGAGATCTGGAGTTCATGTAAGGGGTGAAGGAGgatgtatgaatgagtgtgtgtgattgagtaAACTAGTATCCGAATGaaggaatatttgtgaatgagtatacgtACATGGGTATCTGTGGATGTGGGAATTAacgagtatctgtgaatgagtgaataaatgagtatctgagggaatatttgtgaatgaacatatgtgaatgagtatctgtggataagggaatgaatgagtttgAGGCAAAGATGCAACAGAGaggctgcttgggggcaaatatgcatcatataaatcaatactaaaagggGGGCTAGATgttgggataaatatacaatgcggAGCTGGCtagggcaatacacaagggtgtggggggcaatgggacATTCATTCacaaggggggctggctgggggcatcacataaatcaatactaaagggaagGCTGtctgtgggataaatatacaatgtggagcTAAGTTGATAATTTTATATGGCCTGcaaattatgtttaaaatatccaaatggcctTTGGCAAAAAAAGTTCCCTACCCCTGATCTAAAGGGTCAACAATtaataatcagaaaaaaactaaacaaaatgaaTACTGTAAAATTAGAACAAAATCTGTGACCACTATCAGATcccttgtaagtgacaggtatACTCCAATTGATCGTTGAGATCAGTCACTAAACTATGAACATAAGTGTCAGAAAATGGTGATTGGATAGTAATAAGTCAcgtaagaaaaatgtaaaaaaagacaaaaaatatcttgttttataaataatgtatgtgttttttttgttagcatGTATGTCCTGATTAACCCCTCTATGATGGGAGGGATCCTCAAGTGTTTGAAGACACTTGTGATCACGTCACAAAAGTTGCATTAAGTTGGTTGACGCATTATTCAGTTGAGTGCATTATTGCTCTAATGAAGCGATCGAATAGCAGGGTAGAGTCAGGGCCAAACATTTCTTCCCTGGAGCTGTGACACGATCGCTGGTTTACCAATGTTCATAGGGTTAAAGCTCTCATAGGAGTAATCATGCGGCTTTTTTTTCAGCGAAAAGCTGCCCTGCTGTGTGAATCTTCCCGCTATGCATGGCAGCATTGAAAGCTGCTGATGGGGCTGAGTCACGTCTGTTTGGTGCCCATTGCAAATGCAGAGGGTATTGCTGCATAATGCCCCCCTAttaatttgccccttttcctaCCCTCTCCAGCTATTTGTCTTTCACTCCTGAAACTTTATATTCTTACCAGTGGTCAGCTCCATTTCTGTATTCACAAATTGCTTTCCTATCGAAAGCAAACATTATGCAAacgtttttaatacattttgacaCTGAATGATACCTATAATTTGCAGCTACTATTCTACGCTGTTGATTATAATCAAATATaactaaatgaaaattaaatgtgGAAGCCATCCATGTCTGCTTGACAAGCTGAAACGCCAACCTGAGTATTATTTTCTGCTGCAAGCAGAGGCACAAAATGTCTGGATGTGAATGAAGTTTTCTGTAGCAGTTCTATGCAGAGTTTTTGCACAGACAGAGAAAAAGGGATTAGACGATCATGTGTAACAATGCTGAGATTGTCTGAATAGCGGCAGAACAAATTTTTGTTGAAATACCTGCAGGATTACTCTTGGTAAATCTACGTTCTCCGGGTTATCAGCAATCATGTCCCATTTGCATGCTCCCAAGtgtcccgatttaggcgggacagtcccgattttgggtctctgtcccgctttgcatgcagggcagagaaagggtgaggcCAGGGCCGGTCTGGCCCATCGGGATACCGGCGGCCGGAAGGGGCTTTCAATGCAGttcgcagccgctcagcggctgttttgaatgttggccGGCAGACGGGcgtctaatgaaattaaaggggctgccGTGCAcccacagagtggcatatatggtgtataaggcatttctggaggcagagtggcatataggggggttaaaagacatatcatggggcacagcagcatataggagggtataaggcatatcagggaggcagagtgtcatatgggggggtataaggcagttctgggggcagagtggcaagcctgggggcagatgtgcataactgggggggcaggttagcaaataaaatgaaataaaaactaaaaattctcaatcatagcttttattaaatatgaaaaaatagtttacatgaattaataaagaaataaagtttcttacaagaatatcgtgaagaataatgtgatcactgttttgttccactgaataaaacggaactctttcatctaaaatgtttgcagtagcaaatgttttgattccaaaatcaatGGAGaaaggctaacattagccttttttaattaaaaaaaatctctactgCTGtagactactcttccaatgatgctcagccagcattatggtggacacctagctggctgagaataataggaattttagttcacagctagcatctgcagctttactgttgctgcacttctcatgacgctcagccagcatcatggaagtagtatgtctggctttatgggaattcaattcaatgtgttggttatttttaatatgtatgactgctgacaaaaataaagcgTGCTTGAAGTGGCAATGCAAGCacgacattttaaagtgcaattgcttgtattggtgagttccgagagattttttttttttaaaagtgtccctctttcagattttgaaatgttgggaggtattcATTTCCCATAGGCAGCTTAAGGGACACAGTCACTGGTAACTTCTGCCATGGAATTGGGCAGTGTTAATCCTTTCAAAGACTCAATTATGTCAAAGCTGCATTATGCAGCTTCTATGACGTGATTGTCGGTGTCTTCAGTCCACACAGGGTTGTGGGGGACCAACTCACAATCAAAAAagtaatgattttttaaaaaaatatatcatcatCCTGGCTATCATTACTGGTAGATTTTGCTAGCTGCCTTTTTTTGGATTTTCGTTGTGTTGTTTCTGAATTCGGCTTGTTTCAAGACCATCCTGCTATTCTCCAGTCCATTGATTCTGGATGGTTCCCTGACAATTTGaatcaaaattaattttttggtttgtttttggctcaTTCGTTTTTGGACAACCAATTCAATTCCAttcattttggatgaaaatctGGTGGCATTTAAGATTcggaaattaaattaattgtccGATGCCTACATTTACTCTCGCTCTCTCAAGATCTCTCTCACCTACACCCATGGTGGATGGGAGGGTATGGTTCATAGAATTGCTTGTGAGTCTACTTTGTTAAAGTTGCAAGACCTTACATACACATGCTTGCATTTGGAAGGCAAACTTCCTTAGCCAATAGACCATAGGATCAAGGAAAGTTAAGCAGCAATTTACATGAAATGCACTAGGTATGCCTTAGGAACCAGATGTGATGTAAGTGCTATGAAACAAAAAGCTGAATAAAGTAAGCTTGGAATATACACAAATAGTAACACAAGTGGTTTTCATCTTGGAAATTGGGTCTGTCATTACTCATACTTACTTACTACTTAGACTACTGACAAATACCAAAGTTTGGGTGCTGTGATTAATGGAAGTGGAAGTAGcagtggaaaatatatattttacattaaaatcttCATTTTCCCTTCTCATTTTCTGACTACACTTCCTCTATTGTTTACAATCTACTTACTCAACTAaaaaacatgttatatatatatatatatatatatatatatatatatatatacattaaacattcCAAGAAAATGTCTCCTTACACAATTCAGGCTATTACTGTCCATAACATGTGCACGTTCTGGTTACAAGAAattttacatcattttcttTACAATGTATTTTGGTGTCAGCAGTCTTTGTATCTACTGGTTCATCCATTGTAAACCCAGTGTTCTACAATATGCATTTAATCTGGATTGTAATTTAaattgtaaatacaatttaaattacAAATTTAAATTGTAATCACTTTTGGAAGAGTTTCTAACTTTATGTAAGTACAgaaatatactaatatacaaAAACAGGGTTAAAAATTCTCTTCAAGGTAACAATGGTTGCATTCTTGGTCTCCTGGCCAAGTAGAGGGCTCAGGTGGGAGCCTCCTCAAGAATTATAGCATTGTGCAAACTGGTCATGCtcacaaaaattacattttgcagTTCAATACCCTAAATAAACACATGCATACAACTAAAACAAATAGTTGCGCAACCCAACACCAGCAAATCACACGAGGATATctataaatgtacaaaaatgaatttattaagcGTCTGTGGACAGTAAAATCAAGGAGGGCAACagatcaaaaacacattttgtcatAAACTCTACTCAGTAAAGGAACAGTATTTAATCAACTAAAACACACTGTGTGCAAGtcaaatatagagtttttttcccaaaaaaaattgggaaaaatgtCTGATGCATCTCGTgttaactgctgctactgataAGTTAAAATATTCTCAGCACACacttatactgtatatctaaaGCTTttccttccccttgtaaatgcttaTAACACAG
The DNA window shown above is from Spea bombifrons isolate aSpeBom1 chromosome 1, aSpeBom1.2.pri, whole genome shotgun sequence and carries:
- the LOC128487850 gene encoding interleukin-8-like, with translation MEVKTKVFILLAVFIACAAVSQGMPMARMQALRCLCIEPQSKFIPPRHFLNVEIIPKGPHCKNVEVIATLKTEEKVCLEPTAPWVKKIIDKMLVNSKPREISH